Proteins co-encoded in one Sphingomonas sp. CL5.1 genomic window:
- the arsN2 gene encoding arsenic resistance N-acetyltransferase ArsN2 — MFELAAELADAGLPISDLTETDRRFFRFEDDGGIIGYGGIEGDGPDRLLRSLIVKPERCGAGLGAAVLGASERLATDEGVAALYLLTTTAEPLFRRHGYETAERSTAPDTVARSAEFRTLCPANAASLFKRIT; from the coding sequence TTGTTCGAGCTGGCGGCCGAACTCGCTGACGCGGGCTTACCGATCAGCGATCTTACCGAAACGGATCGTCGCTTCTTTCGGTTCGAGGACGACGGCGGCATCATTGGCTATGGCGGCATCGAAGGCGATGGGCCTGATCGGCTATTGCGTTCCCTGATCGTAAAGCCCGAGCGATGCGGTGCCGGTTTGGGCGCGGCCGTCCTCGGCGCCAGCGAGCGGCTGGCAACCGATGAAGGGGTAGCCGCCCTCTATTTGCTCACCACCACGGCTGAACCGCTCTTCCGACGGCACGGCTATGAGACCGCCGAGCGCTCCACTGCGCCGGACACCGTCGCCAGATCGGCCGAGTTTCGAACGCTCTGCCCGGCGAACGCTGCCTCACTCTTCAAGCGGATTACCTGA
- a CDS encoding helix-turn-helix domain-containing protein encodes MSGTTIPIGELSQRTGCNIETIRYYERIGVLPVPLRRGRYRAYGPSDVRRLSFVRRARELGFPIDAVRALLALADGGGASCAQALDLASQHLRDVRVKIADLRRMERALGDTVDACEAGDTMGCPLLETLCTAEAVGIRLGDRS; translated from the coding sequence ATATCCGGCACCACGATCCCGATCGGCGAACTCTCGCAGCGTACCGGCTGCAACATCGAGACGATCCGCTACTACGAGCGTATCGGCGTACTTCCGGTGCCACTGCGCCGTGGTCGATACCGCGCCTATGGACCGTCGGACGTGCGGCGACTGTCGTTCGTGCGACGTGCGCGTGAACTGGGCTTCCCGATCGACGCGGTACGAGCGCTGCTCGCGCTCGCTGATGGCGGCGGTGCTTCGTGTGCGCAGGCGCTAGATCTGGCGAGCCAGCATCTACGGGATGTTCGCGTGAAAATCGCCGATCTTCGCCGCATGGAACGAGCGCTTGGCGACACCGTCGATGCCTGTGAGGCGGGCGACACCATGGGCTGTCCCTTGCTAGAAACGCTTTGCACCGCGGAAGCGGTCGGGATCAGGTTAGGCGATCGATCGTGA
- a CDS encoding NrsF family protein, whose translation MRTDDLIDMLGTNVETVNGAKRRVALLGAIGIGAAAAFCLVAVIFGMPGQALGARFLGLTALTLAFTLSLTIAGARFLSIAARPGKVGRGALTAIAVLFSGLVLAAGVALSRENPAEWRAMIFGPQWAACLMCIPVAAVAPFVALVWYLRDEAPTRLRLTGGVAGLVAGAIGTTAFALHHPGGSLAFVAIWFGVPLLLCALIGALLGPRLLRW comes from the coding sequence ATGAGGACAGATGATCTTATCGACATGCTGGGAACGAATGTCGAGACCGTAAACGGTGCCAAGCGGCGCGTCGCGCTTCTGGGCGCCATCGGCATTGGCGCCGCAGCCGCTTTTTGCCTCGTTGCCGTCATCTTTGGCATGCCAGGCCAAGCTCTTGGTGCACGCTTCCTTGGGCTCACCGCGTTGACGCTTGCCTTCACCCTCAGTTTGACGATTGCCGGTGCACGCTTCCTAAGCATAGCCGCGCGGCCCGGCAAAGTCGGCCGCGGTGCGCTTACGGCAATCGCCGTGCTGTTTTCCGGTCTCGTCCTGGCGGCCGGCGTCGCTCTGTCGCGGGAAAACCCCGCGGAGTGGCGAGCGATGATCTTCGGGCCGCAATGGGCCGCGTGCCTCATGTGTATTCCGGTGGCTGCCGTTGCGCCCTTCGTGGCGCTGGTGTGGTATCTTCGCGACGAGGCTCCGACACGGCTTCGCCTGACGGGCGGCGTCGCCGGTCTGGTCGCCGGGGCAATTGGCACCACCGCATTCGCCCTGCACCATCCAGGAGGATCACTTGCGTTCGTCGCGATCTGGTTCGGTGTCCCTCTCCTGCTGTGCGCTCTGATCGGCGCGCTCCTGGGCCCGCGTTTGCTGCGTTGGTGA
- a CDS encoding mercuric reductase: MPEPLPDLPAPKGVGAASLTLGGIAASFAVAACCGLPVTLASLGIGSAWLVGVADVAVPYRVPLLVSGALCLLAGAALLIRQQAAAARCGPDGACTSRTTRLLTLTGLLIGAVLLWLGYIYV; encoded by the coding sequence ATGCCAGAGCCATTACCCGACCTGCCTGCGCCGAAGGGGGTGGGCGCCGCCTCTCTCACTCTCGGTGGGATTGCGGCCAGTTTTGCGGTCGCGGCCTGTTGCGGCCTGCCGGTAACGCTCGCCTCATTAGGCATCGGATCGGCATGGCTGGTCGGGGTCGCCGATGTCGCGGTGCCCTATCGCGTCCCGTTGCTCGTTTCCGGCGCATTATGCCTGCTGGCAGGAGCCGCGCTTCTCATTCGTCAGCAAGCCGCCGCTGCCCGTTGCGGACCGGACGGCGCATGCACTTCTCGCACAACGCGGCTATTGACCCTTACCGGCCTGTTGATCGGTGCCGTGCTGCTCTGGCTGGGCTACATCTATGTCTGA
- a CDS encoding helix-turn-helix transcriptional regulator, with amino-acid sequence MDTQSTIAALGALAQGTRLDAFRLLVRHEPEGLAAGEVARALDVPQNTMSVHLATLARAGLVRAERRSRIINYRVNLNQLKALTLFLVKDCCGGKAELCEPLIAELIPCC; translated from the coding sequence ATGGATACCCAATCAACCATCGCGGCCTTAGGCGCACTCGCACAGGGTACTCGCCTCGACGCTTTCCGGCTTCTGGTTCGGCACGAACCAGAGGGGCTCGCCGCTGGCGAAGTCGCGCGCGCACTCGATGTCCCGCAGAACACGATGTCAGTACATCTCGCCACCTTGGCGCGCGCCGGACTGGTCCGCGCGGAACGGCGCAGCCGAATCATCAACTATCGCGTTAATCTCAACCAGTTGAAGGCGCTGACTCTGTTCCTCGTCAAGGATTGCTGCGGCGGCAAGGCGGAGCTGTGCGAGCCGCTGATCGCCGAACTCATACCCTGCTGCTAA
- the arsH gene encoding arsenical resistance protein ArsH — MSRLRSLADPDHMPALDRDVVRLDLANGLGSLDHPPRILLLYGSLRERSFSLLAVEEAARLLVLFGAEVRIFDPSDLPLPDQVKGDDHPAVHELRQHALWSEGQVWCSPERHGQITGIIKAQIDHLPLEFGGMRPTQGRTLAVMQVSGGSQSFNAVNTLRLLGRWMRMFTIPNQSSIAMAFKEFDEAGRLRPSSYYDRIVDVMEELVRFTVLTRGHADQLVDRYSERKSAAAKRDAANDLASRSIA; from the coding sequence ATGTCGCGTCTTCGTAGCCTTGCCGACCCCGATCATATGCCAGCGCTCGATCGTGACGTTGTTCGCCTTGATCTCGCAAACGGCCTCGGCTCGCTCGACCATCCACCGCGGATCCTGCTGCTCTATGGTTCGCTCCGCGAGCGTTCATTCAGCCTGCTTGCGGTCGAGGAAGCAGCGCGCCTGCTGGTCCTGTTCGGCGCCGAGGTGCGTATATTCGATCCGTCCGATCTTCCACTGCCCGACCAGGTCAAGGGCGACGATCACCCGGCCGTCCATGAATTGCGCCAGCATGCACTGTGGTCGGAAGGCCAAGTCTGGTGCAGCCCGGAACGGCATGGACAGATCACCGGCATCATTAAGGCACAGATAGACCACTTGCCGCTCGAGTTCGGCGGTATGAGACCCACCCAGGGGCGGACGCTCGCGGTGATGCAGGTATCGGGCGGATCGCAGTCATTTAACGCGGTGAACACGTTGCGCCTGCTCGGGCGCTGGATGCGGATGTTCACGATCCCGAACCAGTCGAGCATCGCGATGGCATTCAAGGAGTTCGACGAAGCAGGTCGCTTGAGGCCGTCCAGCTATTATGACCGCATCGTCGATGTGATGGAGGAACTGGTCCGTTTTACCGTGCTGACGCGCGGCCATGCGGACCAGCTTGTCGATCGCTATTCCGAGCGCAAGTCTGCGGCAGCCAAGCGGGACGCTGCGAACGACCTGGCATCACGATCGATCGCCTAA
- a CDS encoding GDCCVxC domain-containing (seleno)protein translates to MSDIIPELRSTITCPECGTVKTEQMPTNACQFFYDCSGCKVVLRPKLGDCCVFCSYGNVPCPPIQIEGKGASCCG, encoded by the coding sequence ATGTCTGACATTATCCCAGAGCTAAGATCGACGATCACCTGTCCCGAATGCGGCACGGTGAAAACAGAGCAGATGCCAACGAACGCCTGTCAGTTTTTCTACGACTGTTCCGGCTGCAAAGTCGTGCTCCGGCCCAAGCTCGGCGATTGTTGTGTATTTTGTTCGTATGGAAACGTTCCGTGTCCGCCTATCCAGATCGAGGGAAAGGGGGCCAGCTGTTGCGGCTAG